A region of Paralichthys olivaceus isolate ysfri-2021 chromosome 24, ASM2471397v2, whole genome shotgun sequence DNA encodes the following proteins:
- the arl13b gene encoding ADP-ribosylation factor-like protein 13B isoform X4: MFSLMANCCNWLKRWRQPARKVTLVMVGLDNAGKTATVRGIQGDNPHDVAPTVGFSKVDLKQGKFEVTIFDLGGGKRIRGIWKNYYSESHGVVFVVDSSDVQRIQETRETMAEVLQHPRIAGKPVLVLANKQDRDGALAEADIIENLSLEKLVNENKCLCQIEPCSAVLGYGNKVDKSIKKGLNWLLSNIAKDYEAITERVQKDTAEQRAQEEQDKKERAERVRRIREERERQEQEEAEREGRPIQEEELDDENIPSPFQPINNYISENEDKEKERRRQKELQEGRSKSPNAEGDQEEEECEEADEEEPEESRQASESASSATIGEQSKKKKLFLKRKHRVDPLRTEEGPKESLAPLAPPVGWATPKVSRLPKLEPLGDSKQSDFFKKPLPPVAIRLQPNGDAHDIIF, from the exons ATGTTCAGCCTCATGGCGAACTGCTGCAATTGGCTAAAACGTTGGCGACAGCCGGCCAG GAAAGTGACTCTGGTGATGGTGGGATTGGATAATGCAGGGAAGACTGCCACAGTGCGAGGGATCCAAGGAG ataatcctcatgatgtggCTCCAACAGTCGGGTTTTCCAAGGTCGACCTGAAGCAGGGCAAGTTCGAGGTGACAATCTTCGACCTGGGTGGCGGGAAGAGGATCCGAGGCATCTGGAAGAACTACTACTCAGAGTCGCATGGCGTGGTGTTCGTGGTCGACTCCAGCGACGTCCAGCGGATCCAGGAGACAAGGGAGACCATGGCCGAGGTCCTTCAGCACCCGCGCATCGCTGGCAAACCTGTGCTAGT GCTGGCAAACAAACAGGACCGGGACGGAGCGCTGGCTGAAGCCGACATCATTGAGAACCTGTCATTAGAGAAGCTTGTCAACGAGAACAAGTGTCTCTGTCAGATC GAGCCATGCTCTGCAGTCCTGGGTTATGGCAATAAGGTGGACAAGTCCATCAAGAAGGGCCTGAACTGGCTCCTCAGCAACATCGCCAAAGACTATGAGGCCATAACTGAGCGAGTGCAGAAGGACACGGCCGAGCAGCGCgcacaggaggagcaggacaAGAAGGAGCGGGCGGAGAGGGTGCGGCGGATACGAGAAGAAAG AGAACgacaggagcaggaagaggCAGAACGAGAAGGCCGGCCAatccaggaggaggagcttgATGATGAAAACATTCCCAGCCCCTTCCAGCCAATCAACAACTACATCTCTGAG AATGAggataaagaaaaggaaaggaggCGGCaaaaggagctgcaggagggcaGGAGTAAAAGCCCAAACGCGGAGGGTgatcaagaggaagaggagtgtgaAGAGGCTGATGAGGAAGAGCCGGAGGAATCAAGACAAGCGTCAGAAAGCGCAAGTTCAG CCACAATAGGCGAGCaaagcaagaagaagaagctcttCCTGAAGAGGAAGCACCGCGTGGACCCCCTGAGGACGGAGGAAGGGCCGAAGGAGAGCCTCGCCCCGCTGGCTCCTccag tggGATGGGCCACACCCAAAGTTTCTAGGCTGCCAAAACTAGAGCCGCTGGGGGACTCGAAGCAATCTG ACTTTTTCAAGAAGCCTCTCCCGCCTGTTGCGATCAGGCTGCAGCCTAACGGTGACGCTCATGACATCATTTTCTAA
- the arl13b gene encoding ADP-ribosylation factor-like protein 13B isoform X8, translating to MFSLMANCCNWLKRWRQPARKVTLVMVGLDNAGKTATVRGIQGDNPHDVAPTVGFSKVDLKQGKFEVTIFDLGGGKRIRGIWKNYYSESHGVVFVVDSSDVQRIQETRETMAEVLQHPRIAGKPVLVLANKQDRDGALAEADIIENLSLEKLVNENKCLCQIEPCSAVLGYGNKVDKSIKKGLNWLLSNIAKDYEAITERVQKDTAEQRAQEEQDKKERAERVRRIREERERQEQEEAEREGRPIQEEELDDENIPSPFQPINNYISENEDKEKERRRQKELQEGRSKSPNAEGDQEEEECEEADEEEPEESRQASESASSATIGEQSKKKKLFLKRKHRVDPLRTEEGPKESLAPLAPPVGWATPKVSRLPKLEPLGDSKQSASSG from the exons ATGTTCAGCCTCATGGCGAACTGCTGCAATTGGCTAAAACGTTGGCGACAGCCGGCCAG GAAAGTGACTCTGGTGATGGTGGGATTGGATAATGCAGGGAAGACTGCCACAGTGCGAGGGATCCAAGGAG ataatcctcatgatgtggCTCCAACAGTCGGGTTTTCCAAGGTCGACCTGAAGCAGGGCAAGTTCGAGGTGACAATCTTCGACCTGGGTGGCGGGAAGAGGATCCGAGGCATCTGGAAGAACTACTACTCAGAGTCGCATGGCGTGGTGTTCGTGGTCGACTCCAGCGACGTCCAGCGGATCCAGGAGACAAGGGAGACCATGGCCGAGGTCCTTCAGCACCCGCGCATCGCTGGCAAACCTGTGCTAGT GCTGGCAAACAAACAGGACCGGGACGGAGCGCTGGCTGAAGCCGACATCATTGAGAACCTGTCATTAGAGAAGCTTGTCAACGAGAACAAGTGTCTCTGTCAGATC GAGCCATGCTCTGCAGTCCTGGGTTATGGCAATAAGGTGGACAAGTCCATCAAGAAGGGCCTGAACTGGCTCCTCAGCAACATCGCCAAAGACTATGAGGCCATAACTGAGCGAGTGCAGAAGGACACGGCCGAGCAGCGCgcacaggaggagcaggacaAGAAGGAGCGGGCGGAGAGGGTGCGGCGGATACGAGAAGAAAG AGAACgacaggagcaggaagaggCAGAACGAGAAGGCCGGCCAatccaggaggaggagcttgATGATGAAAACATTCCCAGCCCCTTCCAGCCAATCAACAACTACATCTCTGAG AATGAggataaagaaaaggaaaggaggCGGCaaaaggagctgcaggagggcaGGAGTAAAAGCCCAAACGCGGAGGGTgatcaagaggaagaggagtgtgaAGAGGCTGATGAGGAAGAGCCGGAGGAATCAAGACAAGCGTCAGAAAGCGCAAGTTCAG CCACAATAGGCGAGCaaagcaagaagaagaagctcttCCTGAAGAGGAAGCACCGCGTGGACCCCCTGAGGACGGAGGAAGGGCCGAAGGAGAGCCTCGCCCCGCTGGCTCCTccag tggGATGGGCCACACCCAAAGTTTCTAGGCTGCCAAAACTAGAGCCGCTGGGGGACTCGAAGCAATCTG CGAGCAGCGGCTAG
- the arl13b gene encoding ADP-ribosylation factor-like protein 13B isoform X10, translating into MFSLMANCCNWLKRWRQPARKVTLVMVGLDNAGKTATVRGIQGDNPHDVAPTVGFSKVDLKQGKFEVTIFDLGGGKRIRGIWKNYYSESHGVVFVVDSSDVQRIQETRETMAEVLQHPRIAGKPVLVLANKQDRDGALAEADIIENLSLEKLVNENKCLCQIEPCSAVLGYGNKVDKSIKKGLNWLLSNIAKDYEAITERVQKDTAEQRAQEEQDKKERAERVRRIREERERQEQEEAEREGRPIQEEELDDENIPSPFQPINNYISENEDKEKERRRQKELQEGRSKSPNAEGDQEEEECEEADEEEPEESRQASESASSATIGEQSKKKKLFLKRKHRVDPLRTEEGPKESLAPLAPPASSG; encoded by the exons ATGTTCAGCCTCATGGCGAACTGCTGCAATTGGCTAAAACGTTGGCGACAGCCGGCCAG GAAAGTGACTCTGGTGATGGTGGGATTGGATAATGCAGGGAAGACTGCCACAGTGCGAGGGATCCAAGGAG ataatcctcatgatgtggCTCCAACAGTCGGGTTTTCCAAGGTCGACCTGAAGCAGGGCAAGTTCGAGGTGACAATCTTCGACCTGGGTGGCGGGAAGAGGATCCGAGGCATCTGGAAGAACTACTACTCAGAGTCGCATGGCGTGGTGTTCGTGGTCGACTCCAGCGACGTCCAGCGGATCCAGGAGACAAGGGAGACCATGGCCGAGGTCCTTCAGCACCCGCGCATCGCTGGCAAACCTGTGCTAGT GCTGGCAAACAAACAGGACCGGGACGGAGCGCTGGCTGAAGCCGACATCATTGAGAACCTGTCATTAGAGAAGCTTGTCAACGAGAACAAGTGTCTCTGTCAGATC GAGCCATGCTCTGCAGTCCTGGGTTATGGCAATAAGGTGGACAAGTCCATCAAGAAGGGCCTGAACTGGCTCCTCAGCAACATCGCCAAAGACTATGAGGCCATAACTGAGCGAGTGCAGAAGGACACGGCCGAGCAGCGCgcacaggaggagcaggacaAGAAGGAGCGGGCGGAGAGGGTGCGGCGGATACGAGAAGAAAG AGAACgacaggagcaggaagaggCAGAACGAGAAGGCCGGCCAatccaggaggaggagcttgATGATGAAAACATTCCCAGCCCCTTCCAGCCAATCAACAACTACATCTCTGAG AATGAggataaagaaaaggaaaggaggCGGCaaaaggagctgcaggagggcaGGAGTAAAAGCCCAAACGCGGAGGGTgatcaagaggaagaggagtgtgaAGAGGCTGATGAGGAAGAGCCGGAGGAATCAAGACAAGCGTCAGAAAGCGCAAGTTCAG CCACAATAGGCGAGCaaagcaagaagaagaagctcttCCTGAAGAGGAAGCACCGCGTGGACCCCCTGAGGACGGAGGAAGGGCCGAAGGAGAGCCTCGCCCCGCTGGCTCCTccag CGAGCAGCGGCTAG
- the arl13b gene encoding ADP-ribosylation factor-like protein 13B isoform X5, whose protein sequence is MMKASWLQRTVKWIVRLLSFRRKFQRKVTLVMVGLDNAGKTATVRGIQGDNPHDVAPTVGFSKVDLKQGKFEVTIFDLGGGKRIRGIWKNYYSESHGVVFVVDSSDVQRIQETRETMAEVLQHPRIAGKPVLVLANKQDRDGALAEADIIENLSLEKLVNENKCLCQIEPCSAVLGYGNKVDKSIKKGLNWLLSNIAKDYEAITERVQKDTAEQRAQEEQDKKERAERVRRIREERERQEQEEAEREGRPIQEEELDDENIPSPFQPINNYISENEDKEKERRRQKELQEGRSKSPNAEGDQEEEECEEADEEEPEESRQASESASSATIGEQSKKKKLFLKRKHRVDPLRTEEGPKESLAPLAPPVGWATPKVSRLPKLEPLGDSKQSASSG, encoded by the exons ATGATGAAGGCAAGTTGGCTCCAGAGGACGGTCAAATGGATTGTGCGGTTGTTGTCTTTTCGGCGCAAGTTTCAA AGGAAAGTGACTCTGGTGATGGTGGGATTGGATAATGCAGGGAAGACTGCCACAGTGCGAGGGATCCAAGGAG ataatcctcatgatgtggCTCCAACAGTCGGGTTTTCCAAGGTCGACCTGAAGCAGGGCAAGTTCGAGGTGACAATCTTCGACCTGGGTGGCGGGAAGAGGATCCGAGGCATCTGGAAGAACTACTACTCAGAGTCGCATGGCGTGGTGTTCGTGGTCGACTCCAGCGACGTCCAGCGGATCCAGGAGACAAGGGAGACCATGGCCGAGGTCCTTCAGCACCCGCGCATCGCTGGCAAACCTGTGCTAGT GCTGGCAAACAAACAGGACCGGGACGGAGCGCTGGCTGAAGCCGACATCATTGAGAACCTGTCATTAGAGAAGCTTGTCAACGAGAACAAGTGTCTCTGTCAGATC GAGCCATGCTCTGCAGTCCTGGGTTATGGCAATAAGGTGGACAAGTCCATCAAGAAGGGCCTGAACTGGCTCCTCAGCAACATCGCCAAAGACTATGAGGCCATAACTGAGCGAGTGCAGAAGGACACGGCCGAGCAGCGCgcacaggaggagcaggacaAGAAGGAGCGGGCGGAGAGGGTGCGGCGGATACGAGAAGAAAG AGAACgacaggagcaggaagaggCAGAACGAGAAGGCCGGCCAatccaggaggaggagcttgATGATGAAAACATTCCCAGCCCCTTCCAGCCAATCAACAACTACATCTCTGAG AATGAggataaagaaaaggaaaggaggCGGCaaaaggagctgcaggagggcaGGAGTAAAAGCCCAAACGCGGAGGGTgatcaagaggaagaggagtgtgaAGAGGCTGATGAGGAAGAGCCGGAGGAATCAAGACAAGCGTCAGAAAGCGCAAGTTCAG CCACAATAGGCGAGCaaagcaagaagaagaagctcttCCTGAAGAGGAAGCACCGCGTGGACCCCCTGAGGACGGAGGAAGGGCCGAAGGAGAGCCTCGCCCCGCTGGCTCCTccag tggGATGGGCCACACCCAAAGTTTCTAGGCTGCCAAAACTAGAGCCGCTGGGGGACTCGAAGCAATCTG CGAGCAGCGGCTAG
- the arl13b gene encoding ADP-ribosylation factor-like protein 13B isoform X9 has translation MMKASWLQRTVKWIVRLLSFRRKFQRKVTLVMVGLDNAGKTATVRGIQGDNPHDVAPTVGFSKVDLKQGKFEVTIFDLGGGKRIRGIWKNYYSESHGVVFVVDSSDVQRIQETRETMAEVLQHPRIAGKPVLVLANKQDRDGALAEADIIENLSLEKLVNENKCLCQIEPCSAVLGYGNKVDKSIKKGLNWLLSNIAKDYEAITERVQKDTAEQRAQEEQDKKERAERVRRIREERERQEQEEAEREGRPIQEEELDDENIPSPFQPINNYISENEDKEKERRRQKELQEGRSKSPNAEGDQEEEECEEADEEEPEESRQASESASSATIGEQSKKKKLFLKRKHRVDPLRTEEGPKESLAPLAPPASSG, from the exons ATGATGAAGGCAAGTTGGCTCCAGAGGACGGTCAAATGGATTGTGCGGTTGTTGTCTTTTCGGCGCAAGTTTCAA AGGAAAGTGACTCTGGTGATGGTGGGATTGGATAATGCAGGGAAGACTGCCACAGTGCGAGGGATCCAAGGAG ataatcctcatgatgtggCTCCAACAGTCGGGTTTTCCAAGGTCGACCTGAAGCAGGGCAAGTTCGAGGTGACAATCTTCGACCTGGGTGGCGGGAAGAGGATCCGAGGCATCTGGAAGAACTACTACTCAGAGTCGCATGGCGTGGTGTTCGTGGTCGACTCCAGCGACGTCCAGCGGATCCAGGAGACAAGGGAGACCATGGCCGAGGTCCTTCAGCACCCGCGCATCGCTGGCAAACCTGTGCTAGT GCTGGCAAACAAACAGGACCGGGACGGAGCGCTGGCTGAAGCCGACATCATTGAGAACCTGTCATTAGAGAAGCTTGTCAACGAGAACAAGTGTCTCTGTCAGATC GAGCCATGCTCTGCAGTCCTGGGTTATGGCAATAAGGTGGACAAGTCCATCAAGAAGGGCCTGAACTGGCTCCTCAGCAACATCGCCAAAGACTATGAGGCCATAACTGAGCGAGTGCAGAAGGACACGGCCGAGCAGCGCgcacaggaggagcaggacaAGAAGGAGCGGGCGGAGAGGGTGCGGCGGATACGAGAAGAAAG AGAACgacaggagcaggaagaggCAGAACGAGAAGGCCGGCCAatccaggaggaggagcttgATGATGAAAACATTCCCAGCCCCTTCCAGCCAATCAACAACTACATCTCTGAG AATGAggataaagaaaaggaaaggaggCGGCaaaaggagctgcaggagggcaGGAGTAAAAGCCCAAACGCGGAGGGTgatcaagaggaagaggagtgtgaAGAGGCTGATGAGGAAGAGCCGGAGGAATCAAGACAAGCGTCAGAAAGCGCAAGTTCAG CCACAATAGGCGAGCaaagcaagaagaagaagctcttCCTGAAGAGGAAGCACCGCGTGGACCCCCTGAGGACGGAGGAAGGGCCGAAGGAGAGCCTCGCCCCGCTGGCTCCTccag CGAGCAGCGGCTAG
- the arl13b gene encoding ADP-ribosylation factor-like protein 13B isoform X1 → MMKASWLQRTVKWIVRLLSFRRKFQRKVTLVMVGLDNAGKTATVRGIQGDNPHDVAPTVGFSKVDLKQGKFEVTIFDLGGGKRIRGIWKNYYSESHGVVFVVDSSDVQRIQETRETMAEVLQHPRIAGKPVLVLANKQDRDGALAEADIIENLSLEKLVNENKCLCQIEPCSAVLGYGNKVDKSIKKGLNWLLSNIAKDYEAITERVQKDTAEQRAQEEQDKKERAERVRRIREERERQEQEEAEREGRPIQEEELDDENIPSPFQPINNYISENEDKEKERRRQKELQEGRSKSPNAEGDQEEEECEEADEEEPEESRQASESASSATIGEQSKKKKLFLKRKHRVDPLRTEEGPKESLAPLAPPVGWATPKVSRLPKLEPLGDSKQSDFFKKPLPPVAIRLQPNGDAHDIIF, encoded by the exons ATGATGAAGGCAAGTTGGCTCCAGAGGACGGTCAAATGGATTGTGCGGTTGTTGTCTTTTCGGCGCAAGTTTCAA AGGAAAGTGACTCTGGTGATGGTGGGATTGGATAATGCAGGGAAGACTGCCACAGTGCGAGGGATCCAAGGAG ataatcctcatgatgtggCTCCAACAGTCGGGTTTTCCAAGGTCGACCTGAAGCAGGGCAAGTTCGAGGTGACAATCTTCGACCTGGGTGGCGGGAAGAGGATCCGAGGCATCTGGAAGAACTACTACTCAGAGTCGCATGGCGTGGTGTTCGTGGTCGACTCCAGCGACGTCCAGCGGATCCAGGAGACAAGGGAGACCATGGCCGAGGTCCTTCAGCACCCGCGCATCGCTGGCAAACCTGTGCTAGT GCTGGCAAACAAACAGGACCGGGACGGAGCGCTGGCTGAAGCCGACATCATTGAGAACCTGTCATTAGAGAAGCTTGTCAACGAGAACAAGTGTCTCTGTCAGATC GAGCCATGCTCTGCAGTCCTGGGTTATGGCAATAAGGTGGACAAGTCCATCAAGAAGGGCCTGAACTGGCTCCTCAGCAACATCGCCAAAGACTATGAGGCCATAACTGAGCGAGTGCAGAAGGACACGGCCGAGCAGCGCgcacaggaggagcaggacaAGAAGGAGCGGGCGGAGAGGGTGCGGCGGATACGAGAAGAAAG AGAACgacaggagcaggaagaggCAGAACGAGAAGGCCGGCCAatccaggaggaggagcttgATGATGAAAACATTCCCAGCCCCTTCCAGCCAATCAACAACTACATCTCTGAG AATGAggataaagaaaaggaaaggaggCGGCaaaaggagctgcaggagggcaGGAGTAAAAGCCCAAACGCGGAGGGTgatcaagaggaagaggagtgtgaAGAGGCTGATGAGGAAGAGCCGGAGGAATCAAGACAAGCGTCAGAAAGCGCAAGTTCAG CCACAATAGGCGAGCaaagcaagaagaagaagctcttCCTGAAGAGGAAGCACCGCGTGGACCCCCTGAGGACGGAGGAAGGGCCGAAGGAGAGCCTCGCCCCGCTGGCTCCTccag tggGATGGGCCACACCCAAAGTTTCTAGGCTGCCAAAACTAGAGCCGCTGGGGGACTCGAAGCAATCTG ACTTTTTCAAGAAGCCTCTCCCGCCTGTTGCGATCAGGCTGCAGCCTAACGGTGACGCTCATGACATCATTTTCTAA
- the arl13b gene encoding ADP-ribosylation factor-like protein 13B isoform X3, with translation MMKASWLQRTVKWIVRLLSFRRKFQRKVTLVMVGLDNAGKTATVRGIQGDNPHDVAPTVGFSKVDLKQGKFEVTIFDLGGGKRIRGIWKNYYSESHGVVFVVDSSDVQRIQETRETMAEVLQHPRIAGKPVLVLANKQDRDGALAEADIIENLSLEKLVNENKCLCQIEPCSAVLGYGNKVDKSIKKGLNWLLSNIAKDYEAITERVQKDTAEQRAQEEQDKKERAERVRRIREERERQEQEEAEREGRPIQEEELDDENIPSPFQPINNYISENEDKEKERRRQKELQEGRSKSPNAEGDQEEEECEEADEEEPEESRQASESASSATIGEQSKKKKLFLKRKHRVDPLRTEEGPKESLAPLAPPVGWATPKVSRLPKLEPLGDSKQSDFFKKPLPPVAIRLQPNASSG, from the exons ATGATGAAGGCAAGTTGGCTCCAGAGGACGGTCAAATGGATTGTGCGGTTGTTGTCTTTTCGGCGCAAGTTTCAA AGGAAAGTGACTCTGGTGATGGTGGGATTGGATAATGCAGGGAAGACTGCCACAGTGCGAGGGATCCAAGGAG ataatcctcatgatgtggCTCCAACAGTCGGGTTTTCCAAGGTCGACCTGAAGCAGGGCAAGTTCGAGGTGACAATCTTCGACCTGGGTGGCGGGAAGAGGATCCGAGGCATCTGGAAGAACTACTACTCAGAGTCGCATGGCGTGGTGTTCGTGGTCGACTCCAGCGACGTCCAGCGGATCCAGGAGACAAGGGAGACCATGGCCGAGGTCCTTCAGCACCCGCGCATCGCTGGCAAACCTGTGCTAGT GCTGGCAAACAAACAGGACCGGGACGGAGCGCTGGCTGAAGCCGACATCATTGAGAACCTGTCATTAGAGAAGCTTGTCAACGAGAACAAGTGTCTCTGTCAGATC GAGCCATGCTCTGCAGTCCTGGGTTATGGCAATAAGGTGGACAAGTCCATCAAGAAGGGCCTGAACTGGCTCCTCAGCAACATCGCCAAAGACTATGAGGCCATAACTGAGCGAGTGCAGAAGGACACGGCCGAGCAGCGCgcacaggaggagcaggacaAGAAGGAGCGGGCGGAGAGGGTGCGGCGGATACGAGAAGAAAG AGAACgacaggagcaggaagaggCAGAACGAGAAGGCCGGCCAatccaggaggaggagcttgATGATGAAAACATTCCCAGCCCCTTCCAGCCAATCAACAACTACATCTCTGAG AATGAggataaagaaaaggaaaggaggCGGCaaaaggagctgcaggagggcaGGAGTAAAAGCCCAAACGCGGAGGGTgatcaagaggaagaggagtgtgaAGAGGCTGATGAGGAAGAGCCGGAGGAATCAAGACAAGCGTCAGAAAGCGCAAGTTCAG CCACAATAGGCGAGCaaagcaagaagaagaagctcttCCTGAAGAGGAAGCACCGCGTGGACCCCCTGAGGACGGAGGAAGGGCCGAAGGAGAGCCTCGCCCCGCTGGCTCCTccag tggGATGGGCCACACCCAAAGTTTCTAGGCTGCCAAAACTAGAGCCGCTGGGGGACTCGAAGCAATCTG ACTTTTTCAAGAAGCCTCTCCCGCCTGTTGCGATCAGGCTGCAGCCTAACG CGAGCAGCGGCTAG
- the arl13b gene encoding ADP-ribosylation factor-like protein 13B isoform X6, which yields MMKASWLQRTVKWIVRLLSFRRKFQRKVTLVMVGLDNAGKTATVRGIQGDNPHDVAPTVGFSKVDLKQGKFEVTIFDLGGGKRIRGIWKNYYSESHGVVFVVDSSDVQRIQETRETMAEVLQHPRIAGKPVLVLANKQDRDGALAEADIIENLSLEKLVNENKCLCQIEPCSAVLGYGNKVDKSIKKGLNWLLSNIAKDYEAITERVQKDTAEQRAQEEQDKKERAERVRRIREERERQEQEEAEREGRPIQEEELDDENIPSPFQPINNYISENEDKEKERRRQKELQEGRSKSPNAEGDQEEEECEEADEEEPEESRQASESASSATIGEQSKKKKLFLKRKHRVDPLRTEEGPKESLAPLAPPDFFKKPLPPVAIRLQPNGDAHDIIF from the exons ATGATGAAGGCAAGTTGGCTCCAGAGGACGGTCAAATGGATTGTGCGGTTGTTGTCTTTTCGGCGCAAGTTTCAA AGGAAAGTGACTCTGGTGATGGTGGGATTGGATAATGCAGGGAAGACTGCCACAGTGCGAGGGATCCAAGGAG ataatcctcatgatgtggCTCCAACAGTCGGGTTTTCCAAGGTCGACCTGAAGCAGGGCAAGTTCGAGGTGACAATCTTCGACCTGGGTGGCGGGAAGAGGATCCGAGGCATCTGGAAGAACTACTACTCAGAGTCGCATGGCGTGGTGTTCGTGGTCGACTCCAGCGACGTCCAGCGGATCCAGGAGACAAGGGAGACCATGGCCGAGGTCCTTCAGCACCCGCGCATCGCTGGCAAACCTGTGCTAGT GCTGGCAAACAAACAGGACCGGGACGGAGCGCTGGCTGAAGCCGACATCATTGAGAACCTGTCATTAGAGAAGCTTGTCAACGAGAACAAGTGTCTCTGTCAGATC GAGCCATGCTCTGCAGTCCTGGGTTATGGCAATAAGGTGGACAAGTCCATCAAGAAGGGCCTGAACTGGCTCCTCAGCAACATCGCCAAAGACTATGAGGCCATAACTGAGCGAGTGCAGAAGGACACGGCCGAGCAGCGCgcacaggaggagcaggacaAGAAGGAGCGGGCGGAGAGGGTGCGGCGGATACGAGAAGAAAG AGAACgacaggagcaggaagaggCAGAACGAGAAGGCCGGCCAatccaggaggaggagcttgATGATGAAAACATTCCCAGCCCCTTCCAGCCAATCAACAACTACATCTCTGAG AATGAggataaagaaaaggaaaggaggCGGCaaaaggagctgcaggagggcaGGAGTAAAAGCCCAAACGCGGAGGGTgatcaagaggaagaggagtgtgaAGAGGCTGATGAGGAAGAGCCGGAGGAATCAAGACAAGCGTCAGAAAGCGCAAGTTCAG CCACAATAGGCGAGCaaagcaagaagaagaagctcttCCTGAAGAGGAAGCACCGCGTGGACCCCCTGAGGACGGAGGAAGGGCCGAAGGAGAGCCTCGCCCCGCTGGCTCCTccag ACTTTTTCAAGAAGCCTCTCCCGCCTGTTGCGATCAGGCTGCAGCCTAACGGTGACGCTCATGACATCATTTTCTAA
- the arl13b gene encoding ADP-ribosylation factor-like protein 13B isoform X7, which produces MMKASWLQRTVKWIVRLLSFRRKFQRKVTLVMVGLDNAGKTATVRGIQGDNPHDVAPTVGFSKVDLKQGKFEVTIFDLGGGKRIRGIWKNYYSESHGVVFVVDSSDVQRIQETRETMAEVLQHPRIAGKPVLVLANKQDRDGALAEADIIENLSLEKLVNENKCLCQIEPCSAVLGYGNKVDKSIKKGLNWLLSNIAKDYEAITERVQKDTAEQRAQEEQDKKERAERVRRIREERERQEQEEAEREGRPIQEEELDDENIPSPFQPINNYISENEDKEKERRRQKELQEGRSKSPNAEGDQEEEECEEADEEEPEESRQASESASSATIGEQSKKKKLFLKRKHRVDPLRTEEGPKESLAPLAPPDFFKKPLPPVAIRLQPNASSG; this is translated from the exons ATGATGAAGGCAAGTTGGCTCCAGAGGACGGTCAAATGGATTGTGCGGTTGTTGTCTTTTCGGCGCAAGTTTCAA AGGAAAGTGACTCTGGTGATGGTGGGATTGGATAATGCAGGGAAGACTGCCACAGTGCGAGGGATCCAAGGAG ataatcctcatgatgtggCTCCAACAGTCGGGTTTTCCAAGGTCGACCTGAAGCAGGGCAAGTTCGAGGTGACAATCTTCGACCTGGGTGGCGGGAAGAGGATCCGAGGCATCTGGAAGAACTACTACTCAGAGTCGCATGGCGTGGTGTTCGTGGTCGACTCCAGCGACGTCCAGCGGATCCAGGAGACAAGGGAGACCATGGCCGAGGTCCTTCAGCACCCGCGCATCGCTGGCAAACCTGTGCTAGT GCTGGCAAACAAACAGGACCGGGACGGAGCGCTGGCTGAAGCCGACATCATTGAGAACCTGTCATTAGAGAAGCTTGTCAACGAGAACAAGTGTCTCTGTCAGATC GAGCCATGCTCTGCAGTCCTGGGTTATGGCAATAAGGTGGACAAGTCCATCAAGAAGGGCCTGAACTGGCTCCTCAGCAACATCGCCAAAGACTATGAGGCCATAACTGAGCGAGTGCAGAAGGACACGGCCGAGCAGCGCgcacaggaggagcaggacaAGAAGGAGCGGGCGGAGAGGGTGCGGCGGATACGAGAAGAAAG AGAACgacaggagcaggaagaggCAGAACGAGAAGGCCGGCCAatccaggaggaggagcttgATGATGAAAACATTCCCAGCCCCTTCCAGCCAATCAACAACTACATCTCTGAG AATGAggataaagaaaaggaaaggaggCGGCaaaaggagctgcaggagggcaGGAGTAAAAGCCCAAACGCGGAGGGTgatcaagaggaagaggagtgtgaAGAGGCTGATGAGGAAGAGCCGGAGGAATCAAGACAAGCGTCAGAAAGCGCAAGTTCAG CCACAATAGGCGAGCaaagcaagaagaagaagctcttCCTGAAGAGGAAGCACCGCGTGGACCCCCTGAGGACGGAGGAAGGGCCGAAGGAGAGCCTCGCCCCGCTGGCTCCTccag ACTTTTTCAAGAAGCCTCTCCCGCCTGTTGCGATCAGGCTGCAGCCTAACG CGAGCAGCGGCTAG